One Thermodesulfovibrionales bacterium DNA window includes the following coding sequences:
- the topA gene encoding type I DNA topoisomerase, with product MKSLVVVESPAKAKTINKILGKDYEVFASIGHIKDLPENELGVDVENNFTPKYIIIPGKEKIVKELKKNAKNKKAIFLATDPDREGEAIAWHIAEEVKDGIPVYRVTFNEITEKAVKEAFKNPGSLDINKVEAQQARRILDRLVGYSLSPLLWKKVKRGLSAGRVQSVALRLVVEREREIEAFKPEEYWTIEGIFDTGDSENPVSITAKLYRYKDRLVIERAKDGKTNFLLKDKATADALIEELRAKNYILAEQERKKRKRNPPPPFITSTLQQEAAKRLGFTAKKTMLIAQQLYEGIEIPDEGSIGLITYMRTDSVRVSPEAQQWARKYIEENFGKDYLPPEPPHYKSKKGAQEAHEAIRPTYVEKTPEKVKKFLSKDHYALYKLIWDRFIASQMAPAQLESTTYIIRDIDDSAEFRTTGTVIKFPGFLRAGSEEQITNDDSEEDLQLPDIPEGKGLNLSELKGSQHFTQPPPRYTEATLVKTLEERGIGRPSTYATILSTIQERKYVTKVDGRFIPSELGILVNDLLVERFPELIDVGFTAKMEEELDEIEEGRLKWLKVVKDFYGPFKKDLDEALKNLQKIKPQDIPTDILCEKCGLPMVIRWGRHGRFIACTGYPKCKNTRALEENRVQEKGEAAGTGEMCDKCGSPMIIKRSRYGKFLACSRYPECKNTKPISSGIKCPLDDGELIERRTKKGRTFWSCSHYPECKFATWHRPVSEPCPDCGASFLVIKNQNSKKILQCINENCKFQKDITSEEKQKLKESPAGKQ from the coding sequence ATGAAATCCCTTGTTGTAGTTGAATCTCCTGCCAAGGCAAAGACAATTAACAAGATACTGGGCAAGGATTACGAGGTCTTTGCATCTATTGGTCACATAAAAGACCTGCCTGAAAATGAGCTTGGTGTAGATGTTGAGAACAACTTTACACCCAAGTACATAATCATTCCGGGAAAGGAAAAGATAGTAAAAGAACTAAAGAAAAATGCAAAAAATAAAAAGGCCATATTCCTAGCAACTGACCCCGATAGAGAGGGTGAAGCTATTGCCTGGCACATTGCTGAAGAGGTCAAAGATGGAATACCTGTCTACAGAGTTACATTCAATGAGATCACTGAAAAGGCTGTGAAAGAGGCATTCAAAAATCCCGGCTCTCTTGATATAAATAAAGTGGAAGCCCAGCAGGCAAGAAGGATTCTTGACAGACTCGTTGGTTACAGTCTGAGCCCTCTTTTATGGAAAAAGGTCAAAAGGGGATTGAGTGCAGGAAGGGTCCAGTCCGTAGCTTTAAGACTTGTTGTTGAAAGAGAGAGGGAGATTGAGGCCTTTAAGCCTGAGGAATACTGGACAATTGAAGGGATATTTGATACTGGTGATAGTGAAAATCCTGTTTCAATTACTGCAAAACTTTACAGATATAAAGACAGGCTGGTCATTGAAAGGGCAAAGGATGGCAAAACAAACTTTCTTTTAAAAGATAAGGCTACAGCAGATGCTCTTATTGAAGAGCTTAGAGCGAAAAACTATATCCTTGCAGAACAGGAACGAAAAAAAAGAAAAAGAAACCCACCTCCGCCCTTCATTACAAGCACACTTCAGCAGGAAGCAGCAAAACGTCTTGGTTTCACTGCGAAGAAGACCATGCTGATTGCCCAGCAACTCTATGAGGGAATAGAAATACCTGATGAAGGTTCAATCGGTCTTATAACCTATATGAGAACAGATTCTGTAAGGGTATCACCAGAGGCACAGCAATGGGCCAGAAAGTATATTGAAGAGAATTTCGGAAAGGACTATCTACCTCCAGAACCACCCCATTATAAAAGCAAGAAAGGAGCACAGGAGGCCCATGAAGCAATAAGACCGACCTATGTAGAAAAAACACCTGAAAAGGTAAAAAAATTCCTGAGCAAGGATCACTACGCCCTTTACAAGCTTATATGGGATAGATTCATTGCAAGTCAGATGGCTCCTGCTCAGCTTGAAAGTACCACCTACATCATAAGGGATATAGATGATTCAGCTGAATTCAGGACAACAGGAACGGTTATAAAATTCCCTGGATTTTTAAGAGCCGGGAGTGAAGAACAGATAACAAATGATGATTCAGAGGAAGATCTTCAATTGCCCGATATACCCGAGGGCAAAGGCCTTAATCTTTCTGAACTCAAGGGCTCCCAGCACTTCACTCAGCCTCCACCCCGTTATACAGAAGCAACTCTTGTAAAGACCCTTGAGGAAAGGGGTATAGGAAGACCGAGCACCTATGCGACAATCCTTTCAACAATACAGGAAAGAAAATATGTTACAAAGGTTGATGGAAGGTTTATCCCATCTGAACTCGGTATCCTTGTAAATGACTTGCTTGTTGAGAGATTTCCTGAACTAATAGATGTTGGATTCACTGCAAAAATGGAAGAGGAACTTGACGAGATTGAAGAGGGCAGGCTCAAATGGTTGAAAGTGGTGAAGGATTTCTACGGACCGTTCAAAAAAGACCTTGATGAGGCATTGAAGAATCTTCAGAAGATAAAACCCCAGGATATTCCAACAGATATACTTTGTGAAAAATGCGGTCTTCCGATGGTTATAAGGTGGGGAAGACATGGCAGATTCATAGCCTGCACAGGATACCCAAAATGCAAGAACACAAGAGCTTTAGAGGAAAACAGAGTTCAAGAAAAGGGGGAGGCTGCAGGGACAGGAGAGATGTGTGATAAGTGTGGTTCTCCAATGATTATTAAAAGAAGTAGGTACGGTAAATTCCTTGCCTGCTCAAGATACCCTGAATGTAAAAATACAAAACCTATCTCCTCTGGCATAAAATGTCCCCTTGATGACGGAGAACTCATTGAAAGAAGGACAAAGAAGGGAAGGACATTCTGGAGCTGCAGTCATTATCCAGAATGTAAATTTGCGACCTGGCATAGACCTGTAAGCGAACCCTGTCCTGACTGTGGAGCATCCTTTCTTGTAATAAAAAACCAGAACAGTAAAAAAATACTCCAGTGCATTAATGAAAATTGTAAATTTCAGAAGGATATTACATCAGAAGAAAAACAGAAACTTAAGGAAAGTCCTGCTGGAAAGCAGTAG